In Poecilia reticulata strain Guanapo linkage group LG17, Guppy_female_1.0+MT, whole genome shotgun sequence, the following proteins share a genomic window:
- the LOC103479914 gene encoding transcription factor BTF3 homolog 4, producing the protein MNQEKLAKLQAQVRIGGKGTARRKKKVVHKTATADDKKLQGSLKKLAVNNIAGIEEVNMIRDDGTVIHFNNPKVQASLSANTFAITGHAETKQLTEMLPGILSQLGADSLSSLRKLAEQFPRQPMELKAVKEENAEEEDDDVPDLVENFDEASKNEAN; encoded by the exons ATGAATCAAGAGAAGCTGGCCAAACTTCAAGCTCAGGTCCGGATAGGAGGAAAG GGGACGGCCCGCAGGAAGAAAAAGGTTGTTCACAAAACGGCAACAGCTGACGACAAGAAACTGCAGGGCTCTCTGAAGAAGCTGGCAGTGAACAACATAGCAGGAATAGAGGAG GTGAATATGATCAGAGACGACGGGACGGTGATTCACTTCAACAACCCCAAAGTTCAGGCTTCGCTGTCGGCCAACACCTTCGCCATCACCGGCCACGCCGAGACCAAGCAGCTGACGGAGATGCTGCCGGGCATCCTGAGCCAGCTGGGGGCCGACAGCCTCAGCAGCCTGCGCAAGCTAGCAGAGCAGTTCCCACGGCAAC caaTGGAGCTGAAAGCcgtgaaagaagaaaatgcagaagaagaagacgacgatGTACCAG ATCTTGTGGAGAACTTTGATGAAGCATCCAAAAACGAGGCAAACTGA
- the zfyve9a gene encoding zinc finger FYVE domain-containing protein 9, producing the protein MENYFQAEAFNLDKVLDEFEQNEDETDTSILSDAKWTQILAPPTHMLSLNPALAHADISPRESPLPFKTLPDPSSTSSGPDPKRPAGPEHPPWAEERPADVHSPPLPQPNIGKLVGADDVSPCAVVENGCTGSPQTGSPAEVQLGSEEEPSSVGSGGSRFTFEMGLAEQRTLSEDNPPHVTQNGGELKDENRSAVLQDFEEEGKSLNSEELGGSVNGSQTVQAEVEENSLSTDGRDRAQDDEEEEGRKCAENGQTEQKVRTGILPNGLEMENGSSLKVNEAEDTEDFSPSPVPSKEDSVTEEKEMEESKQELSDGGSGGVQTKLNNSRLQPVSVPYGGARPKQPVSLKLQIPQPLSGQVQNQLGTKNKNMDSSCRRGTPTDPAPGGTGQSSLNGNGGTLSPSLTASESPDNDLQAGQQGALCRMAASSLGEVAPVWVPDSQAPVCMKCDVKFTFTKRRHHCRACGKVFCAACCSLKCKLLYMDRKEARVCVTCHSALTRVQSAETPATAVNQSPNPNNPAEYCSTIPPLQQAQASGVLSSPPPTVMVPVGVLKQTGNEGSLSRDQRRVWFADGVLPNGDAAESSKPPSSGSASSQSRVASACSNKSATAEASEAAQTPAAPAGSPVGSSLSLIPEDGLPPILISTGVKGGTGGHITDYAVEERPSEIVLMQQLEEGGPDPLVFVLNANLLAMVKLVNYVNRKCWYVTTKGMHAVGQAEVVILLQCLPDEKTIPKDIFTHFVQLYQEALSGNVLSHLSHSFFTQSFLGSKEHGGFLYISPSFQSLQDLLLPNPPYLFGILIQKWETPWAKVFPIRLMLRLGAEYRFYPCPLFSVRFRKPLFGETGHTIMNLLADFRNYQYTLPVVKGLVVDMEVKKTSIKIPSNRYNELMKAMNKSNEHVLAMGACFNERADSHLVCVQNDDGNYQTQAISIHHQPRKVTGSCFFVFSGALKASSGFLAKTSIVEDGVMIQITAETMDSLRQALRDMKDFTITCGKAEQEENPELVHILWTEDDQNFNKGVISPIDGKSMESITSVKIFHGSEFKANGKVIRWTEVFFLQSEDQPSGLSDPADHSRLAENVARAFCMALCPHLKLLKEDGMAKLGLRVTLDSDQVGXLAGSNGQPLLPQYLSDLDSALIPIIHSGACQLSEGPVVMELVFYILEIIS; encoded by the exons ATGGAGAATTACTTCCAAGCCGAGGCCTTCAACCTGGACAAGGTGCTGGACGAGTTCGAGCAGAACGAAG aTGAGACGGACACGTCAATTCTCTCGGACGCCAAGTGGACGCAGATCCTGGCTCCGCCCACCCACATGCTCTCCCTGAACCCCGCTCTGGCCCACGCAGACATCAGCCCCCGGGAGAGCCCGCTGCCCTTCAAGACCCTTCCCGACCCGTCCAGCACCTCCTCAGGGCCCGACCCCAAAAGGCCAGCGGGTCCCGAGCATCCACCCTGGGCGGAGGAGAGGCCGGCGGACGTCCACAGCCCGCCTCTCCCTCAGCCCAACATCGGCAAGCTGGTGGGCGCCGACGACGTCTCGCCATGCGCCGTCGTGGAGAACGGCTGCACAGGAAGCCCACAGACCGGTTCTCCTGCTGAGGTCCAGCTTGGTAGCGAGGAGGAACCTTCGTCAGTGGGCAGTGGAGGCTCTCGCTTCACGTTTGAGATGGGATTAGCAGAGCAACGGACTCTTTCTGAGGATAATCCTCCACATGTGACTCAAAATGGAGGAGAGTTGAAAGATGAGAACCGTTCTGCTGTTTTGCAGGACTTtgaggaggaaggaaaaagtttaaattcgGAGGAGCTCGGAGGAAGCGTGAACGGGAGTCAGACTGTCCAGGCGGAGGTGGAGGAGAACAGTTTGTCTACTGATGGCAGGGACCGAGCGCAGgacgacgaggaggaggaggggagaaaatgtgctgaaaatgGACAAACGGAGCAGAAAGTTCGAACAGGGATCCTTCCCAACGGTCTGGAGATGGAGAATGGAAGCAGCTTAAAGGTCAACGAAGCGGAGGACACCGAGGACTTTTCTCCGTCTCCCGTCCCGTCCAAGGAGGACTCTGTGACCGAagagaaggagatggaggagagcAAGCAGGAGCTGAGCGACGGCGGGTCCGGCGGCGTCCAAACGAAGCTGAACAACAGCCGGCTGCAGCCGGTGAGCGTTCCCTACGGAGGAGCGCGGCCCAAGCAGCCAGTCAGCCTCAAGCTGCAGATCCCGCAGCCGCTGTCCGGCCAGGTCCAGAACCAGCTCGGCACCAAGAACAAGAACATGGACAGCAGCTGCCGCAGAGGCACGCCCACCGACCCGGCGCCGGGCGGGACGGGCCAGAGTTCGCTCAATGGAAACGGAGGAACCCTCTCTCCGTCGCTGACTGCGTCCGAGAGCCCTGACAACGACCTTCAGGCCgggcagcagggggcgctgtgcaGGATGGCCGCCAGCTCGCTGGGAGAGGTGGCTCCTGTGTGGGTGCCCGACTCGCAGGCTCCGGTCTGCATGAAATGCGACGTCAAGTTCACCTTCACCAAGAGGAGGCACCACTGCAGGGCCTGCGGCAAG GTGTTCTGTGCAGCGTGTTGCAGCCTGAAGTGTAAGCTGCTCTACATGGACAGGAAGGAGGCCCGCGTTTGTGTCACCTGTCATTCTGCCCTGACTCGCG TTCAATCAGCGGAGACGCCGGCTACTGCAGTCAATCAGAGTCCAAACCCGAACAACCCGGCGGAGTACTGCTCCACCATCCCCCCCCTGCAGCAGGCGCAGGCGTCTGGGGTCCTCAGCTCGCCGCCTCCCACCGTCATGGTGCCCGTGGGAGTCCTGAAGCAAACCGGCAATGAAG GCTCCCTGTCGCGGGACCAGAGGAGGGTTTGGTTCGCCGACGGGGTTCTTCCAAACGGAGACGCAGCAGAGTCCTCCAAGCCGCCGTCCTCCGGCTCGGCGTCCTCGCAGTCACGGGTCGCCTCCGCCTGCTCCAACAAGTCCGCCACGGCAGAGGCCTCAGAG GCGGCCCAGACCCCCGCTGCGCCGGCGGGCAGCCCCGTGGGCAGCTCCCTCAGCCTGATCCCGGAGGACGGGCTCCCTCCCATCCTCATCTCCACCGGAGTCAAAGGAGGTACGGGAGGCCACATCACAG ATTACGCCGTGGAGGAGAGACCGTCGGAGATCGTCCTcatgcagcagctggaggagggaGGCCCGGACCCCCTGGTGTTTGTGCTCAATGCTAACCTGCTAGCCATGGTCAAGCTGGTCAACT ATGTTAACAGGAAGTGCTGGTACGTGACGACTAAAGGCATGCACGCCGTCGGCCAGGCCGAGGTCGTCATTCTGCTGCAGTGTCTGCCTGACGAGAAAACCATCCCCAAAGACATCTTCACACACTTTGTGCAGCTCTACCAAGAAGCCCTAAGCG GCAACGTGCTGAGCCACCTGAGTCACTCATTCTTCACCCAGAGCTTCCTGGGCAGCAAAGAGCATGGCGGCTTCCTCTACATCAGCCCGTCCTTCCAGTCGCTGCAGGACCTGCTGCTGCCCAACCCGCCCTACCTCTTCGGCATCCTCATCCAGAAGTGGGAGACGCCGTGGGCCAAGGTCTTCCCGATCCGCCTCATGCTGCGGCTGGGAGCAGAGTACCGAT TTTATCCGTGTCCACTGTTCAGCGTTCGCTTCAGGAAACCTCTATTTGGAGAAACCGGGCACACCATCATGAATCTGCTAGCG GATTTCCGTAACTACCAGTACACTCTGCCGGTGGTGAAAGGTCTGGTTGTGGACATGGAGGTGAAGAAGACGAGCATCAAGATCCCCAGCAATCGATACAATGAG CTGATGAAGGCCATGAATAAGTCCAACGAGCACGTTCTGGCCATGGGGGCGTGTTTCAACGAGCGGGCCGACTCCCATCTGGTGTGCGTCCAGAACGACGACGGGAACTACCAGACGCAGGCCATCAGCATCCATCACCAGCCGCGCAAAG TTACTGGATCctgcttctttgttttcagtggtgCGTTGAAAGCCTCGTCCGGCTTCTTGGCTAAGACCAGCATAGTAGAAG ACGGTGTGATGATCCAGATCACAGCGGAGACCATGGACTCTCTACGGCAAGCCCTGAGGGACATGAAGGACTTCACCATAACCTGCGGGAAGGCGGAGCAGGAGGAGAACCCGGAGCTGGTCCACATCCTGTGGACCGAAGACGACCAGAACTTCAACAAAGG CGTCATCAGCCCGATCGACGGGAAATCCATGGAGTCCATCACCAGCGTGAAGATCTTCCACGGCTCCGAGTTCAAAGCCAACGGCAAGGTCATCCGCTGGACCGAG GTGTTCTTCCTGCAGAGCGAGGACCAGCCCAGCGGGCTCAGCGACCCGGCCGACCACAGCCGGCTGGCGGAGAACGTGGCGCGGGCGTTCTGCATGGCGCTGTGTCCGCACCTCAAGCTGCTGAAGGAGGACGGCATGGCCAAGCTCGGCCTGCGGGTCACGCTCGACTCTGACCAGGTGGG NNNCCTGGCAGGAAGTAACGGCCAGCCCCTCCTCCCTCAGTACCTGAGTGACCTGGACAGCGCCCTGATCCCCATCATCCACAGCGGGGCGTGTCAGCTGAGCGAAGGCCCCGTCGTCATGGAGCTCGTCTTCTACATCCTGGAGATCATCTCCTAG